The DNA sequence GAGACTCGATTGCCATGGCGTGTAGCATGTGCAAGCATGTGATGGTCCAGCATGTGACTAAGGACAAATCGCATGTCAAAATGCTGACTATTGGCCAAAAGCACAAATGTGCCGCTTGTGGCGGTAGTGTCGCTGTTGTTGGTACCGGTAAAGGCAAAGGAAAGAACGAAGAAGTGAACCATGTTTGCTCGAAGTGTGGTGATGACGCGATGTTTGTCTGTGCGACCAAGCCTGGCAGCGGTGCTAAACACCATCACTAACCAGGCAAAAAGAAACCTGAAATAGTTAAGACTTAATCTGACCGTGAGGGTCAGGACTACACCAAGCTGTCACCGTAGGGCAGAATCCCAACCTGCCCTACGGTTGTATAAGTCCCTGTGGGGAGTCAAATTCGCTATGTGCCGATTCGTCCTTTACATGGAGGCCGAGATCACTCTGAATGTCTTAACAACGCGCCCATCTAACCGAGCATCGTCGATAATCATTGCGTCTGAGCCACTCAACGACGAGCCAGACTGAGAACCCGTTCCGCACAACCATCTGTTACCGATACTTCCCAACCGTTCAATGCAGCTGCGAGGCATCGGGTGATCGCTCATGGACATAAAATCTGTCACCATTATCGCCTTGGGAATCATTCTCTTCGGTCTTGTTTCGGCGCGATTGCGGCAGAGTGTCGTCACTGCACCAATGGTCTTCGTCTTATTCGGTCTGTTGATTGGAGATGCGGGCTTTCGCCTACTCGAATTCCAACTGGCAAACAACGCAATATATTTTCTTGCTGAACTGACTTTGGTCATAGTCCTGTTCACAGACGCATCGCGGATCGACCTGAAACTGCTGTACAGGGAACATAATCTGCCGGTCCGGTTACTGACGATTGGACTGCCGCTTAGTATTGCTTTCGGTACCCTTATCGCTTGGTTGTTATTCCAAGAACTGGGTTTTTGGCAGGCCGCTGTATTGGCGACGATTGTGACGCCAACTGATGCCGCTTTGGCCCATGTTGTGGTTACGAATAAATTAGTACCGATTCGAATTCGCCAAAGCATCAGCGTCGAAAGTGGTTTGAATGATGGGCTATGTCTACCACTGTTTCTGATCTTTTTGTGCGGCGCACGTGTGGCTGAGCATCCAGAGTCGACCGCGTATTGGGTTCGTTTTACCGCGATGCAAGTCGGCCTTGGTCCACTGGTCGGCATCGGAGTTGGCTACGTCGGGGGTAAACTGATTGAGCATGCGTCACGACGCGAGTGGATCAGTCATTCGTTTCTCGAACTCACGACACTCGCCCTAGCACTGCTCTCTTTTGGTGCAGCCGAGTTAGTCGGCGGCAACGGTTTCATTGCGGCCTTCTGTGCAGGACTGACCATCGGAAACGTCTCGCGAGCACTCTGCGGCGCAGTTCGCGAATTCGCAGAGACCGAAGGGCAGTTACTAACGTTGCTGGTATTTCTAGTTTTTGGTGCCGTCCTGCTGCCGCAGGCCTTTGCCAACATCACATTCCTTGGGTTTTTCTACAGTATTATGGGATTGACTGTGCTAAGGATGCTGCCTGTGGCAGTGAGCCTTGTGGGAACACGGCTGCGACGGGATACACGTTTGTTTGTCGGCTGGTTCGGACCACGCGGAGTTGCATCGATTGTATTTGCTTTGGTGCTGATGGAAGAAATTGCTATCCCTGCTCGGCAGGAGGTCTTCGCAGTAGCCATGGCGACGGTGGCTTTAAGTGTGTTCAGTCACGGATTAACTGCCTATCCTGCAGCGAAATGGTATGCTCGTCGCACAACGGCCACGAAGAAATTGGGTGCAGCCGCTGAGCACGAATCAATCAACGAAATGCCGTTTCACCGATACTGAGGTAATTTCCACGGACGCGAACTCATGGCGTGTTGACGAAGTTCCGGAAGTGGAGAACGTTTTTGCGTTTGTCATATATATGATGCGCCGTGCATCAACGGGGATCAATTGGGACAGGATAGTGGTTCCAATATTGCTGGCCGTGGAGGGCTTGTGTTGCCAAGGCCGTAAAAGAAGAAAAAAATCTACTACATTCTGAAGAATGCCGTCCTAAGCAGCATCTAAGGAACTATAGGAGACTGGTGCTCTCTAAACCGAGTCAGCATTCAGCCTTGAACAGGCTATAGCAGACATGATTTCAAGAGGTAGTAACGATGGCCAAACAGGAAGTTAACGGAATTTTTGAGGACGCCATTGGTCGACTTGATCAGGCAGCTGAATTCACAAAAATTGATAAAGAGGCAATCGAGCGACTGCGGCACCCCAAGGCTGTGCTGCAGGTCTCAATACCGGTTCGCATGGATGATGGCTCGCTACGGATTTTTCAAGGATTTCGTGTCCGACACGACGACACACGTGGACCGACAAAAGGTGGCATCCGCTTTCACCCAGGCGTGTCTCTGGATGAAGTAAAGGCGCTGGCCTTCTGGATGACCTGCAAGTGTGCCGTGGTGGGCATCCCATTTGGAGGCGGAAAGGGTGGCGTGATTGTTGACCCAAAACAACTTTCACGGATGGAGTTGGAACGGCTGAGCCGCGGATTTATCGGACAAGTCGCAGACTTCGTTGGGCCAGAAACTGACATTCCGGCCCCGGACGTGTATACAAACGCCATGATTATGGGTTGGATGATGGATGAATATTCAAAAATTCATCGCCAACGTATACCGGCTGTGATCACCGGCAAACCAATTCCTTTGGGCGGTAGTCTAGGGCGTGACGACGCGACGGGCCGTGGAGCATACTATTGTATTAAGGAATTGGAGAAGCTGAAGGATTGGCAACCAACCGACATTCGTGTTGCCGTTCAGGGATTCGGAAATGCGGGACAACACGTCTCACGACTGCTACATGCTGACGGTTACCGTATCGTCGCCATCAGTGATTCGCGAGGTGGTATCTATCGAGCCGAAGGACTTGATATTCCAAGGGCCATCAAGTTGAAACAAGAAGGCCAGATGATTGGTGGCGTCTATAGTGAAAGATCAGTATGTGATTGTCCCGTTTGTGGAGACGCTGAGTCCAAGTGCAAATGTACCACAAATGACCCAGCTACGGGTGAATCAATCAGCAATGCCGATCTGCTGGAATTGGGCGTGGATATTCTGATTCCCGCCGCGCTGGAGAATCAATTAACCGCTGACAACGCCAGCCGAATCAAGGCGCCAATGATTGTCGAGGTCGCCAATGGCCCCACAACAAGCGCTGCTGAAGAAATTTTGGACAAACGAAACACGTTCGTGGTTCCGGATATTCTGGCTAATGCGGGGGGCGTTACAGTAAGCTACTTTGAGTGGGCTCAGAACCGTGCGGGATATTATTGGACGCAAGATGAAGTACAAGATCGCTTGCAGCGCATTATGGCTCGGGAGTTCAACGCGATATACGAACTGATGACAAATCTCGCAATCAATATGCGAACGGCAGCCTATGCTCATGGATTGAACCGAATCAGCGAAGCGATTGAGTCACAAGGCACCCACCAATATTTCTCGAACGGCATCGTCTCAAATTAAAAATGAGAGCGAGACCAGCGTAAGTTAATCGCCGCAATGAAAGCTGATGTGAGAGTGACTGGAGACAGCATGCGTAAAGACTTGATTCTGAACTTTAGGGCAATCCCTTGGACCAGTGTACCGTTCCTTGCTGTGCTCGGCCTTGCGTTCATGGTAACGTCGCTCACCTATGGGCAGGTGTCTCCCGAAGAGCACAAAAAACATCACCCGGGACAGGCTGGAACAGGTAACGCAGGACCGGCGGGCAAAAACCCTGGCATGATGGGGGGCGGCAAAGGTGGTGGCATGGGCGGAATGATGGGAGGCGGGAAGGATAGCGGCATGGATGTCATGATGGAGAGAATGGGCGCGCCCAAGCCCAAAGAACTGTACCCCAAGCTGATGGACCTGCCCGACCTACCCATGGAAGAGCGGGCTGTGATCGTACAGGAAGCCCACCAGCGGATGATGGAAGGCGCGAAACTGCTAGCCACTGGGCTTGACGAACTGACCAACACCGTACCTACCGACGATTTCGCTGCGATGCAAGTGGCCACGGCCAAGATGCGAGAGGGTTTAGCGCAATTTGAAAGTGGTTTGGCTGCTCACCGTGCAATCGACGAGGGTAAAGCTCCCCGCAACGTCGCTTTACAATGGTTTAAGCGCGAGATGCACCTGCTGCCACCTGCAGGTGCGAAACCGACGGGAGTGCGGCTCTGGGGCATGACGCCCTTTCACACAGGAGTGATGGTTTTACTGAGTGTCTTCGCTGCCGCTATGATTGCCATGTACTTCTTTAAGATGCGTCGTGCATCGGCGCTGCTTGATAAACTTATCACAGACGAGTCGGCTAACGAAGGTGCCAGTACGACGAAGGTTTCTCCCTCGACCAGTCTGCCATCAGATTCACTGACTGAACCTGAGCATCCTGCAACCTCGAAGGATTCCAATAAGTCGGCAACCGTTGCCGATTGTTGCAATGATTCGGAAGAGACTTGCCCCAGTGACGAGGAATTAACTGATCGGCCAGATATCTCAGCAGGTCTCCTGCCGATTCGTAAGAAGAAGCTATGCCGGTTGCGGGTGGCCCGCATCAACCAGGAAACACCCGACGTAAAAACTTTTCGGCTGGTCGCCTGCCATGGGAGCGGCATCCCTTTTAATTATTTGCCAGGTCAGTTTCTCACGCTCACGTTGCCGGTCGGCGAAAAACCGATCAGGCGAAGTTACACGATCTCTTCATCGCCAACCCAGGGATACTACTGTGAGATCTCAGTCAAGCGGGAAGAATATGGCGCGGGCTCTCGATATCTTCACGACGAATTAAAAGTTGGCGACACAATCGAAGTGCAGGCCCCTAGTGGCAAATTCATATTCACAGGCAAAGAGGCAGACAGCATTGTGTTGATAGCTGGTGGCGTGGGGATCACGCCGATGATGAGTGTCACCCGCGCTCTGACGGACATGGTCTGGAATGGTGACATCTACTTTATCGTGGCCTGTCATGACCCTGAGCATTTCATCTTCGAGTCCGAACTTAAGCGGCTTCAGGAGCAACATGAGAATTTGCATGTTTTCGTTGCGATGAGTCGCATCGAAGAGGAAAGGGATGGCTATCGGAAGGGTAGGCTATCGCGAGACTTATTAGCTGAGTGGGTGCCAGAAATTGCTTCCAGACGGATTCACATCTGTGGTCCGGTTGCGATGATGGATGCAGCCAAGAAAATGCTGCTCAAACTCAAAGTGCCTATGGAGAGCATACACACCGAGAATTTTGGAGGCGAACAGAAACCACA is a window from the Gimesia benthica genome containing:
- a CDS encoding cation:proton antiporter encodes the protein MDIKSVTIIALGIILFGLVSARLRQSVVTAPMVFVLFGLLIGDAGFRLLEFQLANNAIYFLAELTLVIVLFTDASRIDLKLLYREHNLPVRLLTIGLPLSIAFGTLIAWLLFQELGFWQAAVLATIVTPTDAALAHVVVTNKLVPIRIRQSISVESGLNDGLCLPLFLIFLCGARVAEHPESTAYWVRFTAMQVGLGPLVGIGVGYVGGKLIEHASRREWISHSFLELTTLALALLSFGAAELVGGNGFIAAFCAGLTIGNVSRALCGAVREFAETEGQLLTLLVFLVFGAVLLPQAFANITFLGFFYSIMGLTVLRMLPVAVSLVGTRLRRDTRLFVGWFGPRGVASIVFALVLMEEIAIPARQEVFAVAMATVALSVFSHGLTAYPAAKWYARRTTATKKLGAAAEHESINEMPFHRY
- a CDS encoding 2Fe-2S iron-sulfur cluster-binding protein, coding for MRKDLILNFRAIPWTSVPFLAVLGLAFMVTSLTYGQVSPEEHKKHHPGQAGTGNAGPAGKNPGMMGGGKGGGMGGMMGGGKDSGMDVMMERMGAPKPKELYPKLMDLPDLPMEERAVIVQEAHQRMMEGAKLLATGLDELTNTVPTDDFAAMQVATAKMREGLAQFESGLAAHRAIDEGKAPRNVALQWFKREMHLLPPAGAKPTGVRLWGMTPFHTGVMVLLSVFAAAMIAMYFFKMRRASALLDKLITDESANEGASTTKVSPSTSLPSDSLTEPEHPATSKDSNKSATVADCCNDSEETCPSDEELTDRPDISAGLLPIRKKKLCRLRVARINQETPDVKTFRLVACHGSGIPFNYLPGQFLTLTLPVGEKPIRRSYTISSSPTQGYYCEISVKREEYGAGSRYLHDELKVGDTIEVQAPSGKFIFTGKEADSIVLIAGGVGITPMMSVTRALTDMVWNGDIYFIVACHDPEHFIFESELKRLQEQHENLHVFVAMSRIEEERDGYRKGRLSRDLLAEWVPEIASRRIHICGPVAMMDAAKKMLLKLKVPMESIHTENFGGEQKPQVRAKERAKAAGTDIAETGGTVTFSKSAKSTQFQVDETVLEASERVDVDIDYSCRVGSCGVCVVKLLSGKVSMEVEDGLEPEDKETGMILACQAKSSGNVSVEA
- a CDS encoding Glu/Leu/Phe/Val family dehydrogenase; protein product: MAKQEVNGIFEDAIGRLDQAAEFTKIDKEAIERLRHPKAVLQVSIPVRMDDGSLRIFQGFRVRHDDTRGPTKGGIRFHPGVSLDEVKALAFWMTCKCAVVGIPFGGGKGGVIVDPKQLSRMELERLSRGFIGQVADFVGPETDIPAPDVYTNAMIMGWMMDEYSKIHRQRIPAVITGKPIPLGGSLGRDDATGRGAYYCIKELEKLKDWQPTDIRVAVQGFGNAGQHVSRLLHADGYRIVAISDSRGGIYRAEGLDIPRAIKLKQEGQMIGGVYSERSVCDCPVCGDAESKCKCTTNDPATGESISNADLLELGVDILIPAALENQLTADNASRIKAPMIVEVANGPTTSAAEEILDKRNTFVVPDILANAGGVTVSYFEWAQNRAGYYWTQDEVQDRLQRIMAREFNAIYELMTNLAINMRTAAYAHGLNRISEAIESQGTHQYFSNGIVSN